A window of Palaemon carinicauda isolate YSFRI2023 chromosome 27, ASM3689809v2, whole genome shotgun sequence contains these coding sequences:
- the LOC137621066 gene encoding nucleolar protein 58-like, producing the protein LLLLLLSLLLLLLLLAKLQPYFAKQEENKEERQSNKKKTKKIKEQEENKGERQKNRKKTKEKDKEQEENKGERQKNRKKTKEKDRRTGRKQKRKTKEQEDNKGERQRNRKKTKEKDKVTGRKQRQSNRKKTKEPEENKGERQSNRKKTKTKKNSEKVPLKKKIHKCKNLKEKIKITLKNSQKQFH; encoded by the exons ttattattattattattatcattattattattattattattacttgctaagctacaaccctactttgcaaagcag gaagaaaacaaagaagaaagacaaagtaacaagaagaaaacaaagaagatAAAGGAACAGGAAGAAAACAAAGGAGAAAGACAGAAGAACAGGAAGAAAACAAAGGAGAAAGACAAGGAACAAGAAGAAAACAAAGGAGAAAGACAGAAGAACAGGAAGAAAACAAAGGAGAAAGACAGAAGAACAGGAAGAAAACAAAAGAGAAAGACAAAGGAACAGGAAGACAACAAAGGAGAAAGACAAAGGAACAGGAAGAAAACCAAAGAGAAAGACAAAGTAACAGGAAGAAAACAAAGACAAAGTAACAGGAAGAAAACAAAGGAACCGGAAGAAAATAAAGGAGAAAGACAAAGTAATAGGAAGAAAACAAAGACAAA gaaaaattctgaaaaagtcccattgaaaaaaaaaatacacaaatgtaaaaatctcaaggaaaaaataaaaataacattgaaaaattcTCAAAAACAGTtccattga